A genomic segment from Bradyrhizobium diazoefficiens USDA 110 encodes:
- a CDS encoding amidohydrolase family protein: protein MLDRRSVLLASLAAGVAMTSKAHARASQPATPVNFDVPAHACDCHTHIHGDPEKFPFFAGRVYTPELASPEEMAALHKALHIERVVIVTPSVYGTDNSSTLFGMKARGGTARGVAVIDDKTTEAQLDAMQQEGFRGIRINLATGGISDPNVGRARFTAAVERMKARGWHVQLYTTLPMISAIKDLVLAAPVPAVFDHFGGLEASLGLEQPGFSDLVALVKSGKVYVKISGAYRSSKLAPDYQDMVPFARALIEANPDRIVWGTDWPHPDSSHVEGRKATDIAPLYQIDDGRLLNQLPVWAPDADVRKKILVDNPGRLYGF, encoded by the coding sequence ATGCTCGACCGACGCAGCGTCCTGCTTGCCTCACTTGCCGCCGGAGTAGCCATGACCAGCAAAGCCCACGCCCGCGCGTCGCAGCCCGCGACGCCGGTCAATTTCGACGTTCCGGCGCATGCCTGCGACTGCCACACCCACATCCATGGCGATCCCGAAAAGTTTCCGTTCTTCGCAGGCCGCGTCTATACGCCGGAGCTGGCGAGCCCTGAAGAAATGGCCGCGCTGCACAAGGCGCTGCATATCGAGCGCGTGGTGATCGTGACGCCGAGCGTCTACGGCACCGACAACTCCTCCACTCTGTTCGGCATGAAGGCGCGTGGCGGGACCGCGCGCGGGGTCGCCGTGATCGACGACAAGACGACCGAAGCGCAGCTCGACGCGATGCAGCAGGAAGGCTTCCGCGGCATCCGCATCAACCTTGCGACCGGCGGCATCAGCGATCCCAATGTCGGCCGGGCCCGCTTCACTGCGGCCGTCGAGCGCATGAAGGCGCGCGGCTGGCACGTGCAGCTCTACACCACGCTGCCGATGATCTCGGCGATCAAGGACCTGGTGCTGGCCGCGCCCGTGCCCGCGGTGTTCGATCATTTCGGCGGCCTCGAGGCTTCGCTCGGGCTGGAGCAGCCGGGATTTTCCGACCTGGTCGCGCTCGTCAAATCCGGCAAGGTCTATGTGAAGATCTCCGGCGCCTATCGCTCGTCAAAACTCGCGCCGGACTATCAGGACATGGTGCCCTTTGCGCGCGCGCTGATCGAGGCCAATCCGGATCGCATCGTCTGGGGCACCGACTGGCCGCATCCGGATTCGAGCCATGTCGAGGGACGGAAAGCCACCGACATCGCGCCTCTCTACCAGATCGATGACGGCCGCCTGCTCAACCAGCTTCCGGTGTGGGCACCGGATGCGGATGTGCGCAAAAAGATCCTGGTCGACAATCCGGGGCGGCTCTACGGATTCTGA
- a CDS encoding TolC family outer membrane protein, with the protein MIGRAARAGRVMTRHRSGVGPVLATWTALALCCALPSAAGAEALPEALAKAYQTNPQLNAERARQRATDENVPQALAGYRPQLVASLSAGLQSVRNLLPNNTIQTANLTPWVIGVTVTQTLFNGFRTANNVRAAELQVQSGREALRNVGQGVLLDAVTAYTNVLANQSLVEAQRSNVAFLRETLSVTQRRLNAGDVTPTDTAQAEARLNRGLSDLNAAEVALAVSQAIYAQVIGNAPSQLRAAEVVDRYLPKSREDALTMAIRQHPAVMAAGFDVDVASTNIRVAEGALLPSASIQGSASKSRNNDPTLGTFAEDQASIVANVTAPIYDGGQAAAQTRQAKEITAQSRLVLDQVRNQARTAAVSAWVANEGAKIAVSASESEVKAATVALQGVQREAAGGQRTTVDVLNSQADLIQAKARLIGALRDRVIASYTLLSAVGHLDVKTLSLNTPDYLPEVHYQQVRDAWHGLRTPSGQ; encoded by the coding sequence ATGATTGGGCGTGCCGCCAGAGCTGGTCGCGTGATGACGCGGCATCGATCGGGCGTGGGTCCTGTGCTCGCGACATGGACCGCGCTGGCGCTCTGTTGCGCCCTGCCCTCGGCCGCCGGGGCCGAAGCCCTGCCGGAGGCGCTGGCCAAGGCCTACCAGACCAACCCGCAGCTCAATGCCGAGCGCGCGCGGCAGCGTGCGACCGATGAGAACGTGCCGCAGGCGCTCGCCGGCTACCGGCCGCAACTCGTTGCAAGCCTCAGCGCCGGCTTGCAATCGGTACGCAACCTGTTGCCCAACAATACGATCCAGACCGCCAATCTGACGCCATGGGTCATCGGCGTCACCGTGACGCAGACCCTGTTCAACGGCTTCCGCACCGCCAATAACGTGCGGGCCGCCGAGCTCCAGGTGCAGTCGGGCCGCGAGGCGCTGCGCAATGTCGGCCAGGGCGTGCTGCTCGACGCGGTCACCGCCTACACCAATGTGCTGGCGAATCAGTCGCTGGTGGAGGCGCAGCGCTCCAACGTCGCCTTCCTGCGCGAGACGCTTTCCGTCACCCAGCGCCGCCTCAACGCCGGCGACGTCACGCCGACCGACACCGCGCAGGCCGAGGCCCGTCTCAACCGCGGGCTCTCCGACCTCAATGCCGCCGAAGTCGCGCTCGCGGTGAGCCAGGCAATATACGCGCAGGTGATCGGCAATGCGCCATCGCAGCTTCGGGCCGCCGAAGTGGTCGACCGCTATCTGCCGAAGAGCCGCGAGGATGCGCTGACAATGGCGATCCGCCAGCATCCAGCCGTGATGGCGGCAGGCTTCGACGTCGATGTCGCCTCCACCAACATCCGCGTCGCGGAAGGCGCCCTGCTGCCGAGCGCCAGCATCCAGGGCAGCGCCAGCAAAAGCCGCAACAACGACCCCACACTCGGCACCTTCGCAGAGGACCAGGCCTCGATCGTCGCCAACGTCACCGCGCCGATCTATGACGGCGGCCAGGCCGCCGCGCAGACCCGGCAGGCCAAGGAGATCACCGCTCAGAGCCGGCTCGTGCTCGACCAGGTGCGCAATCAGGCTCGCACCGCGGCGGTCAGCGCCTGGGTTGCGAACGAAGGCGCCAAGATCGCGGTCTCGGCCTCCGAGTCCGAAGTGAAGGCGGCGACCGTCGCGCTCCAGGGCGTGCAGCGCGAGGCCGCCGGCGGACAGCGCACGACGGTGGACGTGCTGAACTCGCAGGCCGATCTGATCCAGGCCAAGGCCCGTCTGATCGGCGCGCTGCGCGACCGCGTGATCGCCTCCTACACGCTACTCAGCGCCGTCGGCCATCTCGACGTCAAGACCTTGAGCCTGAACACGCCGGACTACCTGCCGGAGGTGCACTACCAGCAGGTCCGCGACGCCTGGCACGGCCTGCGCACGCCGTCGGGGCAGTAG
- a CDS encoding enoyl-CoA hydratase — MSTFEHIIVESQGAVGIIKLNRPKMLNALSFGVFREIAAAVDDLEGDDAIGCIVVTGSEKAFAAGADIKEMQPKGFIDMFSEDFAAIGGDRVARCRKPTIAAVAGYALGGGCELAMMCDFIIAADTAKFGQPEITLGTIPGIGGTQRLTRAIGKSKAMDLCLTGRMMDAAEAERSGLVSRIVPADKLMDEVMAAAEKIASMSRPAVAMAKEAVNRAFETTLAEGMSVERNLFHSTFALEDRSEGMAAFIEKRKPVNKNR; from the coding sequence ATGAGCACGTTCGAACACATCATCGTCGAAAGCCAAGGCGCGGTCGGCATCATCAAGCTGAACCGGCCGAAGATGCTCAATGCGCTCTCCTTCGGCGTCTTCCGCGAGATTGCGGCCGCCGTCGACGATCTCGAGGGCGATGATGCCATCGGCTGCATCGTCGTGACCGGCAGCGAGAAGGCCTTTGCCGCCGGCGCCGACATCAAGGAGATGCAGCCGAAGGGCTTCATCGACATGTTCTCCGAGGATTTCGCCGCGATCGGCGGCGACCGCGTTGCGCGCTGCCGCAAGCCGACCATCGCCGCTGTTGCGGGCTACGCGCTCGGCGGCGGCTGCGAGCTCGCCATGATGTGCGACTTCATCATCGCCGCCGACACCGCCAAGTTCGGCCAGCCCGAAATCACGCTCGGCACCATTCCCGGCATCGGCGGCACCCAGCGCCTGACCCGCGCGATCGGCAAGTCCAAGGCGATGGACCTCTGCCTCACCGGCCGCATGATGGATGCGGCGGAAGCCGAGCGAAGCGGCCTCGTCAGCCGCATCGTGCCCGCCGACAAGCTCATGGACGAGGTGATGGCGGCCGCCGAAAAGATCGCGTCGATGTCACGGCCCGCCGTCGCCATGGCCAAGGAAGCGGTGAACCGCGCCTTCGAGACCACGCTCGCCGAGGGCATGAGCGTCGAGCGCAACCTGTTCCACTCGACCTTCGCGCTGGAAGACCGCTCCGAGGGCATGGCCGCGTTCATCGAGAAGCGCAAGCCGGTGAACAAGAACCGCTGA
- a CDS encoding sigma-70 family RNA polymerase sigma factor, which produces MRGREDEWTGLMRSAMAGDDAAYHRLLKAVTPVLRAAARRGLARAGQPPDQAEDIVQEILLAVHLKRHTWDSEAPFAPWLFAIARNKLIDALRRRGRRVFVNIDDFAETLPGETPQETASAGEVTAQLNTLPQRQRDVLQSIAVDSASIKDTAAKFSMSEGAVRVALHRGLAALTAKLRDH; this is translated from the coding sequence GTGCGCGGACGTGAGGACGAATGGACCGGCCTGATGCGGTCGGCCATGGCGGGCGATGATGCGGCGTATCATCGCCTGTTGAAGGCAGTCACGCCGGTGCTGCGCGCTGCCGCGAGGCGCGGGCTGGCGCGGGCCGGCCAGCCTCCCGACCAGGCCGAGGATATCGTGCAGGAGATTCTGTTGGCGGTGCATCTGAAGCGGCACACCTGGGACAGCGAAGCCCCCTTCGCACCCTGGCTGTTCGCGATCGCCCGCAACAAGCTGATCGATGCGCTAAGACGACGTGGCCGGCGGGTCTTCGTCAACATCGATGATTTCGCCGAGACCCTGCCGGGCGAGACGCCGCAGGAGACGGCTTCGGCGGGCGAGGTCACGGCGCAGCTCAACACGCTGCCGCAGCGCCAGCGCGACGTGTTGCAGTCGATCGCGGTCGACAGCGCGTCGATCAAGGACACGGCGGCAAAGTTTTCGATGAGCGAGGGCGCAGTACGGGTCGCGCTGCATCGCGGACTTGCGGCGCTCACGGCCAAACTGCGGGACCACTAG
- a CDS encoding NrsF family protein, protein MDTDQLIRSLAADNAHRTPRVGAVLTMALLVAAPLSILIFATFLGVRPDVMSAMHNPFFDMKFAVTLSLAIPAIIVSLHLSRPEALLRGWGWLLLLPVGLLAVAIGGETMMAPAMPMSMRLMGKNSRVCLLAIPAMSLPLLAGALFGLRHGAPSHPALAGALAGLVSAGLAATLYASHCTDDSPLFVATWYTIATALVAAIGALLGARVLRY, encoded by the coding sequence ATGGATACCGATCAACTCATTCGCTCGCTTGCGGCCGACAACGCCCATCGCACCCCGCGCGTCGGCGCCGTGCTGACCATGGCGCTCCTGGTCGCCGCGCCGCTGTCGATCCTGATCTTCGCGACGTTCCTCGGCGTGCGGCCCGACGTGATGAGTGCCATGCACAACCCGTTCTTCGACATGAAGTTCGCCGTGACGCTGTCGCTCGCGATCCCCGCGATCATCGTCAGCCTGCATCTGTCGCGGCCCGAGGCCTTGCTGCGCGGCTGGGGCTGGCTGTTGCTGCTTCCCGTCGGCCTTCTTGCGGTCGCGATCGGCGGCGAGACGATGATGGCGCCGGCCATGCCGATGTCGATGCGCTTGATGGGCAAGAACTCCAGGGTTTGCCTGCTGGCGATCCCGGCGATGTCGCTGCCGCTGCTGGCGGGGGCGCTGTTCGGCCTGCGCCACGGCGCGCCATCGCACCCCGCGCTCGCCGGTGCGCTCGCCGGCCTGGTGTCGGCCGGGCTCGCTGCGACGCTCTACGCCTCGCACTGCACCGACGACTCGCCGCTGTTCGTCGCGACCTGGTACACGATCGCGACGGCGCTGGTAGCCGCGATCGGAGCGCTGCTCGGGGCGAGGGTGTTGCGGTATTAG
- a CDS encoding DUF2336 domain-containing protein, with product MKSRSARPSENLLEELQAALSHGTVVRRVEALRRVTDLFVGNAVDYSDEHIRVFDDVFQCLIEQIETSARTLLADRLAPIAEAPPKIIRTLALDEVIEVAGPVLSKSERLDEATLIEIARTRGQAHLKAISLRRVLSAALTDVLVTRGNEDVVQSTVGNPGAQLSEDSLSDLVMRAERDDDLATCIGLRPDLPRHHYLKLVAKASLSVRRKLEAAHPELADEVSSVVQEAAQRVRAAAMTRQTEIARALVKSLHEDGRLNEFQVTAFAEQGKFDETNAGLAALAGVAVETAENMMIESRTEGVMILAKVAGMSWASVRAIIALREKLSGGSQTDMLTLRDTYEALRSSTAQQVLRFHRMQHGTTPAA from the coding sequence ATGAAATCCAGATCCGCCAGACCATCCGAGAACCTGCTCGAGGAATTGCAGGCTGCGCTCTCGCACGGCACCGTTGTGCGCCGGGTCGAGGCGCTGCGCCGCGTCACCGATCTGTTCGTGGGCAATGCAGTGGATTACTCCGACGAGCACATCCGCGTGTTCGACGACGTATTCCAGTGCCTGATCGAACAGATCGAGACCTCGGCGAGGACGCTGCTCGCCGACCGCCTCGCACCGATCGCGGAGGCACCGCCGAAGATCATCCGCACGCTCGCGCTCGACGAGGTGATCGAGGTCGCAGGACCGGTGCTGTCGAAATCGGAACGGCTGGACGAGGCGACCCTGATCGAGATCGCGCGCACGCGGGGTCAGGCGCATCTGAAGGCGATCTCGCTGCGGCGGGTGCTGTCGGCAGCACTCACCGACGTGCTGGTGACGCGCGGCAACGAGGACGTCGTGCAATCGACCGTCGGCAATCCCGGCGCACAGCTCTCCGAGGACAGCCTCTCCGACCTCGTCATGCGGGCCGAGCGCGATGACGACCTCGCCACATGCATCGGCCTGCGGCCCGACCTGCCGCGCCATCACTACCTGAAGCTGGTCGCGAAGGCGTCCCTGAGCGTGCGCAGGAAGCTCGAGGCCGCGCATCCGGAGCTCGCGGACGAGGTGTCGAGCGTGGTCCAGGAAGCGGCCCAGCGGGTCCGCGCCGCGGCCATGACCCGGCAAACCGAGATAGCGCGCGCGCTGGTAAAGTCGCTCCACGAGGACGGCCGCCTCAACGAATTCCAGGTCACCGCCTTCGCCGAGCAAGGCAAGTTCGACGAGACCAATGCGGGCCTCGCGGCGCTCGCCGGCGTTGCGGTCGAGACCGCCGAGAACATGATGATCGAGAGCCGCACCGAGGGCGTGATGATCCTCGCCAAGGTCGCGGGCATGTCGTGGGCGAGCGTGCGCGCAATCATCGCCCTGCGCGAAAAGCTCTCGGGCGGCTCGCAGACCGACATGCTGACGCTGCGCGACACCTACGAGGCCCTGCGCTCATCGACCGCGCAGCAGGTGCTGCGTTTCCACCGCATGCAGCACGGCACGACGCCCGCGGCCTAA
- a CDS encoding GGDEF domain-containing protein, producing the protein MNTAATSFPERNAAEVAELVLAPEAAAPEVRERRARQRRQMYVGQVASYSLGASVLLIYAYDGTISVDIASLFWFGGLLIIGTFTVLSEAGIGDRFTDHYLTVFQISAHMALQFVFLLSVPTIGIAFICVLFLIFAFGTLRMTSAQAMITWTLAAIGLAAVFLASDLPIGMPVATRLQRTASMLCFVLVIGQCAFLGLFGATLRKILYQRSIELKAAYQRIEELAELDELTGSYNRRCIMRLLDAEMDKSRRASTSCAIALIDLDWFKRINDAHGHPIGDEVLRTFAITIFANIRPTDCFGRYGGEEFLLLLPDTDGEAASRMLERLRSIVADLDWSAFSPGMRVTISAGVVTLRDVDTADTFLARADSALYSAKAQGRNRIATN; encoded by the coding sequence ATGAACACGGCCGCGACGTCCTTTCCGGAGAGGAATGCCGCTGAGGTCGCGGAACTCGTTCTCGCGCCCGAGGCGGCGGCCCCCGAAGTCCGCGAGCGCCGGGCCCGGCAGCGCCGCCAGATGTATGTCGGCCAGGTGGCGAGCTACTCGCTCGGCGCCTCGGTCCTGCTGATCTACGCCTATGACGGCACGATCTCGGTCGACATTGCCTCGCTGTTCTGGTTCGGCGGCCTCCTGATCATCGGCACGTTCACCGTGCTGTCGGAAGCCGGCATCGGCGACAGATTCACCGACCACTACCTCACCGTCTTCCAGATCTCGGCGCATATGGCGCTGCAATTCGTGTTCCTGCTGTCGGTCCCGACCATCGGCATCGCCTTCATCTGCGTGCTGTTCCTGATCTTCGCCTTCGGCACGCTGCGCATGACCTCGGCCCAGGCGATGATCACCTGGACGCTCGCGGCCATCGGCCTTGCCGCCGTCTTCCTCGCCTCCGACCTGCCGATCGGCATGCCCGTTGCTACCCGGCTGCAGCGGACCGCCTCGATGCTGTGCTTCGTGCTGGTGATCGGCCAGTGCGCCTTCCTCGGCCTGTTCGGCGCCACGCTGCGCAAGATCCTGTACCAGCGCAGCATCGAGCTGAAGGCTGCCTATCAGCGCATCGAGGAACTGGCCGAGCTCGACGAGCTGACCGGGTCCTACAACCGCCGCTGCATCATGCGACTGCTCGACGCCGAGATGGACAAGTCGCGGCGGGCATCGACATCTTGCGCGATCGCGCTGATCGATCTCGACTGGTTCAAGCGCATCAACGATGCCCACGGCCATCCCATCGGCGACGAGGTGCTGCGCACCTTCGCGATCACCATATTCGCCAACATCCGCCCGACCGACTGCTTCGGCCGCTACGGCGGCGAGGAATTCCTGCTGTTGCTGCCGGACACCGACGGCGAGGCGGCCTCGCGCATGCTCGAGCGCCTGCGCAGCATCGTCGCCGATCTCGACTGGAGCGCATTCTCCCCCGGCATGCGCGTGACGATTTCCGCGGGCGTCGTGACGCTGCGCGACGTTGATACTGCCGACACGTTTCTCGCGCGCGCCGACAGCGCGCTCTATTCAGCCAAGGCGCAAGGCCGCAACCGTATTGCAACGAACTGA
- a CDS encoding sigma-70 family RNA polymerase sigma factor, whose product MSVTQAASDEILIARIAQGDRLAMQVLYGRHHVRVYRFGLRLVRDEQAAEDLISEVFLDVWRQAGKFEGRSAVSTWLLAITRFKALSALRRRKDFELDEDAANAIEDTSDNPETVVQKKDTSEALRECLTGLSPEHREIVDLVYYHEKSVEEVAEIVGIPENTVKTRLFYARKKLAELLKAAGVERGWP is encoded by the coding sequence TTGAGCGTGACACAGGCGGCTTCGGACGAGATCCTCATCGCCAGGATCGCTCAGGGTGACCGGCTTGCCATGCAGGTGCTGTACGGGCGGCACCATGTCAGGGTCTACAGGTTCGGCCTCAGGCTCGTACGGGACGAGCAGGCGGCGGAAGACCTCATCAGCGAGGTGTTTCTCGACGTCTGGCGTCAAGCCGGCAAGTTCGAGGGTCGATCCGCAGTTTCCACTTGGCTGCTGGCCATTACCCGATTCAAGGCCCTCTCGGCGCTCCGGCGCAGGAAGGACTTTGAGTTGGACGAAGACGCCGCGAACGCGATTGAGGATACGTCCGACAATCCGGAAACGGTGGTGCAGAAGAAGGATACCAGTGAAGCGTTGCGGGAGTGTCTGACGGGCCTCTCGCCGGAACACCGGGAAATCGTCGATCTCGTCTACTACCACGAGAAGTCCGTGGAAGAAGTGGCCGAAATCGTCGGGATACCGGAGAACACTGTAAAGACGCGCTTGTTCTATGCGCGCAAGAAACTGGCCGAACTGCTGAAGGCAGCCGGCGTTGAGCGAGGCTGGCCATGA